Within the Flavobacterium sp. CG_23.5 genome, the region AGAAAAGAAGGGCGAAGTGCTAACATCGGTTTTGCAAAATGGCGGGTTCAGTGCTTCTATGACAGTTTAGTGCAAGGTTCAAGTTCGGTTTTTCAATTGAACATTTGTGCTAAAAATCCGCCACTTCGCAAAGCCGAGAACCGTTAGCGGTCAGGCTAAAAGACGACACCACCAATGAAACTACTTTCAAATAACGAAGTTATAAATCACAAAACTGAAATTTCAAATGCAATTGAACTTGCAGAAGAAATTACAATTTGCACTGCATTTCTTAAATTTTCGGGACTGAAAAGTTTATTAGAATTAATAAATCAAAAAAAAACTAAAACTATATTCTTTGTTGGGACAAATTTTTATCAGACCGAACCAAGTGCTTTAAAGCAACTTTTTAATGACGGTCATACTATTTACCTTAACACAGAAAAATTAACGACTTTTCACCCAAAAATATTCTTATTTAGAACTCAAAATGAAGTGAAAGTATTTATTGGTTCTGCGAATTTGACAAGCGGTGGTTTAGAAACAAATATTGAAACATCAATTGAATGCAATACAACAATAGATTCAATGCTTCATAATGATATATTAGAGCAACTAAATTATTTCAGAACTAAATCAAAAAGAATTGAAAGACTTGAAACAATTTTAGATTACGAAAAAAGATATAAAATATATAAAGAAAAGCATCAAATTGCTGATAAAGCATTTGAAAAAGAAGAAGAGAAAATTGCTGAAGCAGAACGCAAAAGAGAAGAAAGATTACTAAAAATAGAACAAGAAAAAGAAAAAAGAAAAAATCCAACTTCTGATTCCAACACAATAAAAGACAGATTTGCAATATCTGATGATTATAAAAAAAGTTGGCCACTATTTTTTGAAGAATTTAAACAATTCAAAATTGAAAATAATGGAAACACCATAATACCTCCATCACACAAACTACATAAATGGTATAAAAGACAAAGAGAGTTTTATGGTCAAATAGACGAAAATGGTATTAGGGCAATTTTTCCTGAACACTTGGAATTATTAAATAAAGAAAATTTCTTTTGGGGTAACCCTAATGAAATTATATGGATGCAAAAATGGGAAAATAAACTAGCAAGATTAGATACTTATTGCAAATCAATTAATCAAGAGTTTTCCTGGATTAAAGTAGATAAAAAAAATAAGCAAAATCCTTTGAATGACTTAGCACAATGGTGTATGGATCAAAGGTTAAGATTGGCGCAACTGGAAAACGAAAAAAACTATAAAACCAAAAGACGAAAAATTACTGAGTATGAAATCACAAGACTCAAAGAAATTAAATTTTTAACTGAATCTGAAAATGAAGGTGGCATAGTAAATCAAGATGGATTTATTCAACGCTTGATTGATTTGGAAAATTTAAAAAATAAATGTTTGAAAGCAGGAATACGAAGATGGATTCCTTCGCAGACTGACCCTAACCCAATAGTAGCAGAATTAGGTGGCTGGCTGGCTGACAATCTCACATTTATTAGAAACCATACAAAAAATGGAACACAACCTGAACTTGCAAAATCAAGGTCAAAGGATTTAAGCGATCTAGGAATTGACACAATAATTGGAAAAGAATAACTTTGAGTTTGATGTGCTCGACTGGTTAGATATGAAAAATCTTTATCCAATTGAAAACCCAAAA harbors:
- a CDS encoding phospholipase D family protein; this encodes MKLLSNNEVINHKTEISNAIELAEEITICTAFLKFSGLKSLLELINQKKTKTIFFVGTNFYQTEPSALKQLFNDGHTIYLNTEKLTTFHPKIFLFRTQNEVKVFIGSANLTSGGLETNIETSIECNTTIDSMLHNDILEQLNYFRTKSKRIERLETILDYEKRYKIYKEKHQIADKAFEKEEEKIAEAERKREERLLKIEQEKEKRKNPTSDSNTIKDRFAISDDYKKSWPLFFEEFKQFKIENNGNTIIPPSHKLHKWYKRQREFYGQIDENGIRAIFPEHLELLNKENFFWGNPNEIIWMQKWENKLARLDTYCKSINQEFSWIKVDKKNKQNPLNDLAQWCMDQRLRLAQLENEKNYKTKRRKITEYEITRLKEIKFLTESENEGGIVNQDGFIQRLIDLENLKNKCLKAGIRRWIPSQTDPNPIVAELGGWLADNLTFIRNHTKNGTQPELAKSRSKDLSDLGIDTIIGKE